DNA sequence from the Methanobacteriaceae archaeon genome:
TTCACTGAAAAGTACCTGAAGACCCAGACAGACTCCTAAAAATGGTTTATCATCTCGGATGTGTTGATGGATGATGTTCTCGTATTTTCTCAAGTGTTCCATGGCAGTTCCAAAGGCACCAACTCCTGGGAGGACCAGTGCATCTGCTTTTTCAAGCAGGGATTTTTCCCGGGTTACCACCACATCTGCATCTGCCTTCTGGAAGCCATTGCGGATGCTTTTCAGGTTTCCACTGCCATAATCAATAATTGCTATCATATGATATGGGCCTTATATACCTTTAAATCAACCAAACTCTTTTTCAAAAATTAAAAGGAGATAAAAAAAAGATTTACCTGACTTGGTAGTAGTCCTTAACTCGGACGGTGTCGTCAGGGTGAGGGGTTGAGATTTCATGGAGAACAGTGTTTTCCATGGCCACGATGGTGTGCTCTTCTTTAGGTTTTATGCGGATGGTGTCATTTTTCCCGAAATAATGTTTATGATCATGGAATTCTATGTATCCTGCTCCACTGAGGATGTACATGGTTTCATCCTTTTCTGGGTGGTAATGGTAGGATGTTTGGTAGCCTTCTCTGATGAATAACTCTTTGGTAAGATATTTCTCGGTGTTTATCAGGATTTTTTCGTATCCCCAGGGTTTGTCTTCCCGGTTCTGATATTCTTTCCGGATTTCTTCCAGTTCTTTAGAGGTGTCAATGGCCATCCAGAACAGTCCATCTTCCTGGTAGTAACCCAGCTGGTTGTTTTTGGCGTACATGGGGAAAACAGTTTTTTCAATATCTCCCACATCGAAATCTCCGAAATCTAATTCACCCTGGGTAAAGTAAACTCCTCCATTAATAAAATAGTCCAATACTGGCTTTTCTTTAAAGGATACCAGACGATCTCCACTGATTTCCACTATCCCATAGGGGGATACCATGCGGGTGATAAATAGTGATAAGGGATAATCAGACTTTTCACCCTGTGCAATCATCTTTTTAATGTTAAGATCCGCCACAACATCTCCATTACGTATAACACACTGTTTATTATCATCAACAGCTTCCATTCCCAGCTTAATGGCGTTAAGGGTTCCAAGGGGTTTGTCTTCTTCCACATATTCAATTTTAACCCCCATGTATTCATCTCCGAATCTTTCCTTAATTTTCTCACTTAAAAAACCGGTTAAAAGGAAAACCTGATTAACACCTGCATTTTTAAAATCAAAAAGTTGTTTATCTAGAATGGTGTAGTTATCTTTGATTTCAATAAGAGGTTTAGGCACTCTTTCAGTCAATGGCCTTAATCGCTTACCAAATCCACCGCAAAGTATCATACCCACTGTTTTTGTCATCTAATCACCTTATTACCATTATTATTACAAAAATTTATAATCGGGGTTTTAATTGATTGATTGAAATTTTACTTTAAAATCCTCATTATATTGCCTATACTATAGAATCAGTTATATATAAAAATTCATCAACTTCCAGTAGGAGAATCTTAAAAAACCATTTTTAATTTTAAACTATTTTTTTAAGAGATGAATTTTTATCCATTTTTTCCCTTAAAACAGTTCCAAAGTCAGAGGGAACTATCTCACGTGTTCCCAAGGTTTTTGCATGGGCATCCAGTTCAGTGACCACCCAAGTGTATCCCAGTTTTTTTAAGGGTTCCACCAGGCGGGGGCCATCAGTAATGGCAATGGTTTTTGCTTTTAATTTTTCAATAGGCAGGGCATGTGGAACTCCTGCCACCACCACCAGGTCAAAGCCTTGTTTTTCTAGAAATTCAACTGCCTTATCTCCAGTAACTGGATATTCATCCAATCCTCCGCTAATTATATTAATTTCAACACCCATCGCATCCAGTTCATCCTGGATGTTATGGGCATGTTGGCGTATGCGGGGGAGTCCAGTTTCCAAATCCAGATTGGCAATAATAGTGGCTTTATTTTCAGGGTATAAAGCATGGAATGGGATCTTTAAGATATCAGCGAATAGATATGAGGTTTCCTTCTTGGCATTGAGAACCAGTGCGATTTTTTCCCCTTTTTCAAAGGCATCTAAGAGTACCTGGGCTACTTCTTCTTTATCATCTCCATAGGATGGGGGAATATATTTACCCTGAGCCATACCTCTGGTTTTTTCAATAATAGTGGCTTTTTTAAGCATCCTGCTCTGCCTTTCAGTTTCTTCAGCTGGGATTATTCCTTCCAGTTGGGCTGCTTCTAAAACAGCTATAGCTCCTTCAGTATTATCCCCTTCGCTTAAACCTCCGTGAGATTCCACAGTCAAAACTTTGGCAGGGATGTGGGCATGGCTAACAGCTTCCCGAAGGTCTTCACCAATGATCATACTGGCACAGGTACCCACCACACCCACCAGCTTGGGGTGGAAGAGTTCCTCCACTTCCTTCAGTGTTTCCTCCAGTTTCTTCGCTGCTCCGAATATGAAATCGTTTTCAGACATGGCAGTGGTAACCACTCGCACTCCATCATTTTCCAAGAGACGGCCTGTACGGAAACAACAGCCATGAGGGCCGTGAAGAATGATAACATCAGCATTTAAATCACGAAGAGTGTATAGTGAAGCTGCAATGGGGCTTGGTCTAGGATGCAATACAAATTCACCTCTAAATTCTCCAATTGGACTTTTAAATTCATTAAATTCATTAAATATGGTATTTTAATAGGAAGGTTCTGTTTTGGATTTGGAAATCTTGATTGGGATCTGAACTCATGCTCAATAATACTCAATATAAAATTCTTATTTCGATCTATATTTTACTATAAGAAATTTCTTTCCTTGTACCATTTTAATTATACATATAAGCATATAACTCATGCCAATATATTAAAATCTATCTTAAACTAAACCCAAAAATTGCCAATGCATAAAATAATTTAAAAAATTCAGATTAATCAAGCCCAGATTCGAATGTACATGTTTTATAAAACTTTTAAATTAATTCAATTTAATTTAAGATGATATAATTAATATTTAATGATGTATTCATGGTGATATGAAATGAACCGGGAAACATGGTTTGGAATAATTTTAATAGTTATTATAATAATTACAGGGACGTTTTCCAGCACGAATGGTTTTGATTATAAATTCAATGGATCATGGGCTGGTAATTCATCTAAATCCATTGAAGCAGCTGATGCTGTACCCACAGTTAAATTCTTAGGTGAACGGGATTATGGTTTTGTGGTTCGCTACGGGCCCTACGGAAATCCCAACTCACCAGTAAAAGTTGCCTACGTGCTGGGGGTGCATCCTCTGGAAGTCCAGGCCCATCAGGCCATGATGTCAGTTATAACTGGTGATAAATCATTGAAATACTGTTATTACATTTACCAAATAACAGTCACCAAGAATAGGGATGATTACACCCAGGGGAGAATCAATGGCCAGCAACTGGCCCTGGACTATGCAGTGCCAGATATAAAGAAATCTAAATACAATATGGTGGTGGATGTGCACTCCACCAAAGGGGACTACCCTGAAACCAAGTTCATATCCGTACCTGTGGATGACAGTCGCTCCAGATTCCTGGCCCATTTAATAGTGAGCAAAATACCCTGGCTGGTTTTCTATGTCCCACCACTGGATGGTGGGCCCACCAGCGGTCCCTATGTAACTATACCCATAATCCAATCAGGAACACCGGCCATGGTCTATGAAACCTACACTTACGCATCTTTTAATGAAACCTTTGAACATGCCAAGGAATTTGCAAGTGTAGTTGATAGCCTAATATTATAGTCTTTTATAAAATAGCATATCCTGTTATTCTTTTATAAAAAATTAAAGGAAAATACGGCTTGCAACGAGAATATAATCTTTTAAGAGAATTATTTCCCATCTTTCCCATCAATTCATTGAATTATAATTAAGAGTGATTAGGTGAAGATTCCCAACATAATCCAAGGTGTATTCTGTGAAAGGCCCAATCGTTTCACAGTAATCTTTGAAAAAGATGCCAGGATTGAAAAGGCCCATCTACATGATCCTGGCCGATTAAAAGAATTATTGGTTCCTGGAGCTTCTTTACTCCTCCGCCCAGCACAAAATCCG
Encoded proteins:
- a CDS encoding NTP transferase domain-containing protein; this translates as MTKTVGMILCGGFGKRLRPLTERVPKPLIEIKDNYTILDKQLFDFKNAGVNQVFLLTGFLSEKIKERFGDEYMGVKIEYVEEDKPLGTLNAIKLGMEAVDDNKQCVIRNGDVVADLNIKKMIAQGEKSDYPLSLFITRMVSPYGIVEISGDRLVSFKEKPVLDYFINGGVYFTQGELDFGDFDVGDIEKTVFPMYAKNNQLGYYQEDGLFWMAIDTSKELEEIRKEYQNREDKPWGYEKILINTEKYLTKELFIREGYQTSYHYHPEKDETMYILSGAGYIEFHDHKHYFGKNDTIRIKPKEEHTIVAMENTVLHEISTPHPDDTVRVKDYYQVR
- the cfbD gene encoding Ni-sirohydrochlorin a,c-diamide reductive cyclase catalytic subunit, whose amino-acid sequence is MHPRPSPIAASLYTLRDLNADVIILHGPHGCCFRTGRLLENDGVRVVTTAMSENDFIFGAAKKLEETLKEVEELFHPKLVGVVGTCASMIIGEDLREAVSHAHIPAKVLTVESHGGLSEGDNTEGAIAVLEAAQLEGIIPAEETERQSRMLKKATIIEKTRGMAQGKYIPPSYGDDKEEVAQVLLDAFEKGEKIALVLNAKKETSYLFADILKIPFHALYPENKATIIANLDLETGLPRIRQHAHNIQDELDAMGVEINIISGGLDEYPVTGDKAVEFLEKQGFDLVVVAGVPHALPIEKLKAKTIAITDGPRLVEPLKKLGYTWVVTELDAHAKTLGTREIVPSDFGTVLREKMDKNSSLKKIV